A stretch of DNA from Methanobrevibacter gottschalkii DSM 11977:
GCTCATGAAGATTTAAAATATGATTTAGATGCTATAAAAGAACAAGAAGTTCTAACATATTACAAAAAACATGAAGAACGAATAAATTTTTTGAATCGGAAAATAAAAAACAAAATAATCTATTCAAAAATATTACTATTTGGAGAATTGCTTGCTAACTCAATATTTGAAGATAGATTAGAGGCATTGTTAAAAAATGAGCCCTATGATAGAAAAGAGTTTGAAAACTTTTATGATAAAGAAAATTTAATTAAAGTGGATAAATTTTCAAAAGTTTATGATTCGATAATTATTAACGGAAATAGATATGGATTATGTTTACCTATTAATGCTTTTAATTCATCTTATTGGATTTCACAAGAACTGAATAAACTTAATTTAGATGATGTTGATTTAAAAATTCGTGTCGATCCCTTTTTAAAAAATTTTTCATTAATTTGTCAAAAAAGTACTGTATTTTCAAAGCCATTGAACTGGAATAAAATTCGAGATTTAAAAACTGTTGATAAAGGCCAATTTAGAAATTATAAAACTGGGGAATTAACTGAATATATGTGGAAACCTAGAAAAAATAATAGAGTAGTATTTACTTGTGAAGAATTACCTTCAGAAGATTTAATAAATTTAAGAGGGAGTCGATATTTCCATGCAATTTTTGAAAAAGATAGTGGGAGATTTATACATTGCGATGGATCAATAAAAATTTATAATAAAAATTCATTTAAAAAAAGATGCAAATACACAATTAATAACAACGAAATAAATGATATTGGAAAAGAAGTGAAAATCTTTCGTGTAGATAAAAATATACCAAAAGAAATGTTCATGTCACTAATAAACAGTTATTTTTATTGGAATTATGATTTAATAGATTATTTTCTGAAAAAAACTATTTAACTGATTATATGAAAGATTTTTTATTTACAAGCTATTGTCCAATATTGTTTTTTTAATATTTTTAATATATTCTTTTCTCTAATTCTTAATTCATGAATTATTGTTTCTGTGTCAGTTATCTCTTTAGATATAACATTAAAATTCAATCCGACCTGTACATCATCTGGTTTTAATATAGATTCGCCTCTTGCATTCTTTTTTGGTACTCTTTTTAATCTTCCGTCAATAGCTACTATTTCAGTATATCTTCCCTGTTGAATTTCAGATAGAATTCTGAAGTAGTCTCTTTTTCTTTGATTTAGACTTTCTAATATTTTCAACTCATAAGATATCTGTTGATTTAATTGTTTGAGTTTTTGATTTAATGGTATCCAAAATTCGCATGTGTTTTTGTTTTTGCAGATTTCATGATTTGGATAACAGCCACATCTAAACATATTTATCAGCTCGCTTCCAAAGTAACCCAGTAACCTGGTAACTTATCAAAATAAGGTAACTTGGTAACCCAGTAACTTAGCAAACACAAGTATTTTTCACTACTATAGGCCCCCTCCCCGGGGGTGTCAGGTTACCTCAGAATGTTAAAAAATTAAATGAATTTTAATAGCTTTAATCAAAAAATAAACTGTTTAAAATCCTTTAAATTTTTTTGGTGAGGTAACTTGGGTCTCAGGTTACCTCAAGTTACCAAAAGTTACCTCACAAGTTACTTTATTTATTGACCTCCTTTTCACTTAAGTTGGGATATAGGAATGTTAAAAACTTATCAAACCTAACAACCATAACTTTTGTAGATTTAGGTATTTTAACGGATTTGTATTCCCAACCTAACAATTCAGCAATTCCCTTCACATCATAGCACACTTCATTAGCATTCTTCAATGCCTTTTTAAGTCCGCTTGTAAAGCAGACATAGTCAAGACCATCACGGCCATGATGCAGCACCATATAAGGAACTAGGCGCTCATTGATAATGTTAAAGACACGTTCATAGAAGTCATTTGAGTCTTTAACAGAATCTGTGAAATAGTCGTGATATTTTATCGGATATCCGTCTTCTGCCGAATAGACCTTAATGCTTTTGTTGTGCTTGTTAATCTCGTCAATGAAAAACATTCTCAGATATTCTATTTCTTCATCGTCCAGATCTTCAGGGGTTACTGATTCGGCAAATGTCAACAGCCAATCAGGACATTCACGTTCACATTGGGCATATGCTCTTTTAATCAGTTGATTGCTTAGTTCCTGCCAAGGCAGTCTCAACAATTCTATATCCTCGTTAATTTCATTCACCACAAAGTCCGCAAGATACTTCAAATGATGAAACAGACAATCTTTGGGAGAGTCCATTTGGAAATGCTCCATAAATTCCCTTTTCTCATCATCTGTTTTTTTCTCACTGTGAGTATACATTAGCTGAACAAATCTTCTTGTCAAACCTTCGACATTGGGCAACGGGCTGTTGGATGTAAAAGACAAGGTAGATAAGGCAAGGATAATAGCTAAGTTCCTTCCTTCATATCTGCGTCTTGCATTTGTTCTTTCCACACATGTTTTCAATGTCTCCGTGCAGCTTTTGCAATTGAACACGCCAACAGGTTCATTGATGATTAATCCGAATGTGGATTTGGATATTTGAGCACCGATTCTTGGAATGGTATCGAATTCAGATCCTCCAATATCAGTTTCGCTATCAGGTTCGCCGTAAAAGTATGCTCCAATACGGGCAAGGGTAGTCTTACCGCTTCCGCCCTTTCCGAAATGGAATATATATATGGAATTAAGTTTTCCAACGGCAATCCCATCTGCTTTTTGGCAAATCCGAAAGGAACTATCATTGCATGCTTTAGGGTTGTTGCCAGCTTTCCTTCCTGACCGATGAAATAATTTCTCAAGTCCTCAATCAAGTCCAATGCATTATTCATTTTGTTAATGTCGGCTTCTCTTAATTCAAATTCAACTATTGTCAGGCTTTTGCTTTCATCGTTATAGTAGAAACCAGGAGTTTCTATTTCGTTTTTGATTATTGCCAAATTGTTTTCAATAGCTATTGAATCAAGCCGGGAACAACATCTTTGGATTGGTAACGTGATAGGACATAACCGTGTTCAATGAGATAATGTTCAATTTCAACGATGTTCATATCTTTGGTATGGAAATGCCCTCCATCTGTTGTTCTCCATTCGATGCTGAAGGTTATTCCGGCTTCACTTATCGGATTGTCATGTATTGTAATCCGCATGGGATAGCAGAACAGTACTCTGGTGTAATCGGCCACTTCATTTCCTTTTTTCCATTCGATTGTCTGTGTAGTGACTTCATTGTTCCTGTAGTCCATAACGATATATTTGTTGGAGCCAGTTTGGAGTTTGTAAATCTTATTGGTATCATATGGTATGATTGCCCTATTCAATTCACGCCCTACCAAAATGCTGGTCTTTTTATCATATTTATCTGAAATGAATCTTTCAATGCCTTTTATCCCACTGTTTGGATTTTCATCACCCAAATAAATGTCTTCGAAGAGTTTGATGATTTCATCTAATGTTTTCTCATGAGAAGGAAGTTGGTTGTATAATTCAGTAAGAATTTTTTCTACAACTTCTGGGTCGGTACCCTGCAAATAGAAAGCACTGATTATGTTTTTAAAGTATGTAAACTCATAATCTGGTTTATAGACATTACCGATAGCTTTTTTGATTTGTATGGCTGAACTTCCTTCACTCATTTTAATTACCTATACCTGAACGTCCCTCACAATGAAACTGTAGAATGTGTATGTTCCTGATCTTTCTTTGACTTGAATTGTCATTTCACTTAATCTGTTTACGAATTCACGATATTCGGAAAGATCAACATTTCTTAGAATATTGGATTTGCCAACTGAACCTGCATTTTCCAATTCAAGAATACTGGTTAAAAAATCAAATAATACGCTTCCTTTCCTGACGTTTTTGTGGATATCTCCATCATTTTTAAGATTAACATTGATTTCAACATATATTTTGTCTGCATCCTGAAAGATGTATAATTTGAATCTGTTCACTGTTTTTTCTTCGCCATCATCGTCAAAGGTAAATGATGAAACTGAAGCCATTTCTGGTCTGCCTCTTATTAGGGTTCCATCTTCAAAGTCTTTTAATTCTGCTTTTTCATATCCTTCCGGAATTTCTACAATTTCTTCATAATCCAATTGTGTACCTGTAAATATTGTTTGTTTGCTGTTTTCAAAGCTCATTTTAATTCTCTCCTAAAAATATTAAAAGAGGAACTAGCTATTGTCCTCTTTTAGAAATTTTGATTGTCCTGCAATCTTTTCAGCTGACATTTCTTCTGCTGACACTTCTCCTGCTCCAATGAGTTCAGCTATTGCACGGTTTGTAGCACGTGTCTTTGCAGTTGACATTATGGTATGGTCTGAAACTTTGTCCTTTCCTTTCTCGGACCTTGAGCATAATGCATCTGATTCAACGCTGCGGCCATTTGGAAGTGATGCTCTAACGCAGTAATATGCTTCTCTGACTCTTCCCATTTTTGTTCTTTCAATGTCACGGTCCACTATTTCGGTATCGACATTGAATGCACGGGAGAGTTTCTGCCATGCTGACTTTTTCTTGAAGTGTCTTTTCACTTTAACGTAGTTTCCGTTTTCATCTTTTTCCTTAACAATTATTTCCTGATAGTCATTGTCATTCAATAATCCTTTGCATAGTCTCTGATATGCGTCCCATTGCTCAATTGCAACATCAACATCAGGGACGGTATCGACTTTGACTATTTCTGTTTCCTGTGGATTTTCTATTAATTCGGCTTTTACCATTCTTATCACCTTTTATAATGTTCCAAAGCTTGAGATTGTTATTCCAAACCATCCGATAGCTATGGCAAATATTATGCTTCCAATCCAAATCACTTTTGGATTCAACTTCATTTCTTTTTTCGGATATAATCTTGCTGGTTTGCTCATCTGTATGACTTCCTTATGATGCGAATTTCACTGATGAAGTTCAGGTTGATTATTTGGATTGTTCCGTTTTTCCTGTGGATTGCTATTGTGTTTTCGTTCAGCAAATGGAACTCATCTGATTTTGAAAGCAGAAAATGAATGCCTTCATTTGCATAGTGAAAACCGATGCAGTATCCGTCAGTAAGTTTTTGCTGCATTTCAAGAAGTGTACTTTCCATTTCAGTCACTCCTTTTTTTCCTGAATCCGACAATGAAAGCCTCTCCTCTTATGAACTTGATGAGTCCGATATCTCCCGCTTTTGCATATTGAATCAGTGCCAATAGCTTGGTATGGATTAGTGTCTGGTATGCCTTTTTGCCGCCGTCCACCAATACGATACCGTCATCGTCAATGTAGAGGATTTCCTGTTCAACATCACCTTTGGCAACTTTGATCTCACCGCTGTGGGTAAGGATGCCGTGGTAGTTGTCTTCGAACTGATTATGTTCGATTCCGCAATCTGGCAAATAGCTGTCCATTCTATTCACCTTTATTCAAATGTTCATTGAACATTGCCATTATATCGTCCCATATATCTTTTGGGACTAAGACATGTGTTTTCCCGTTTACTTCTTGTTCTAACATGATTTTAGACTCCTGTTATAATTTTTAGTTCATCGTCTCTGGTGTTAATCAAGTTTCATTATCTTGATTTTGTATGACTGGAAGAATTCCCTTTCATTGCGTATGTTTTCAGTTTCCTGAATTTCTGCAATGACTTCTTCAAGTGCCCTGAAGTTATTGAAAATTATTATTTCATTCATCCTAGGTTTTATTACTTCACACATTGTTTTTCTTCTCCTATGTTTTCCCATCATTATGTGGGTGTAAATGATCAACAATCTAAAATTCAATAGGAGTCAGAAGTCTTTGAAAATAAAAATAGTACGTGGTTAAAAATAGTTTTCAATTCTTTACCGAATATTTAGTACAAGATAAACACTGCTTTTTTAATTTACAAATGTTTATATATTCCTTAAAATAAACTAGAAATTGGGTTAAGTTTTGAAAAGTATTAATTTTTAACATTGTTTCGCGACGTGTCTAATTATTTTTATTTTTCTTACCTGACCCCTTAGGATTATAATTAAAAATAATATTTATTAGCTCGTTATTCAAATAAAATTATTTTTTTATAATCCTTTTTTAATAATCTTTTTTTTCTGTTATTTTCTTGATATTTTACCTCCAGATATTGATTTTCAGCCCTCACAAAAGAAAAGTTGTACGAGTGTGAAAAATTGTTCTCACTCATAAAAATTGTTCTCACTTCGTAATGGCTAATCATAGTCTGTTATTTTGTGTATATAAACATTTTGTTTTCTATTTTTGGCTTAATCGTTCATTTATTACAATGTTATACTTGAAGATAAGGCATGTGTTTTTCCAAAATTCTCTAAACATTGAATCAAGATTGACAGTCAGAAAATATCAAATGTATAAAATCATAATTGCAATTTGTCATTGAAATTTGATGATGGTTTCAACCAATTGCACTGATTTAAAATTATTTCTCAAAATCACTTTTATATCATAAGTTATTGTTAATATGCTTTATATAATCAAAAATAGTTATTTAATTTTCAGTTAATAATAAAAATAGCATAATAATGTTTTTATGCTGTTTAGGAAAAAATAAGAAAAGATAGTGGAAAGTATAATTTCCACCAAATTCAATAAAGCTATTTTGCTTCCTCCTGGCCCAGACGTTCCATGATGTTAGCTATATTAGCTTCCATTCTTTCAACTTTTTGTTTATATTCATTATTTTCCTTTTCCATCTGCATATATTCCGGAGATTTGATGGACAGTTTTTCAACATCAGTATTTATTGTAATGGCAGGCAGATGCTTGATATATTCATATTTCAAATCGTCAGGATTGATCATGAAGTAAGCCTGGTCGGTCTTGTTTTTGGCCTTTCCCTGCAAATCATTCACGTTATCCAAACTCATGCCGTCATTGTACAATGCTGAAGCATGGAATTTCCTAAGCATATGGCTTCTGAATCTGCTGTAATGTCCTACTCTACCAAGGCCAAGTTCATCATTGATTCTTTGGAAATATCCAATGAAATAAGATTCATACATTTTGAATAATTGACTTTCGGGAGTTACATTGTCAGTCCTTGTCAGAATATATGCATTGATGGCTTTAACAGCTTCAGGACTGCAGTAAGTAGTGTAATACTTGTTTGTTTTAATTCTCCTGAGGTTAAAGGTAGGTATCACATTGTCATTGTCATTCAAATAATCGATTATCTGATAGATGTCCATTCTTTTGTTCGGCAGATATTCTGATAAGGCATCGATATAGTCCTGAATTGTCAGACTCAATGTTTCAGCTCTGGCACAACCGCTTGAGCAAGAAAACAATATTATAGCTTTCATAACGGGTGGGGAAATTGCTAAAGCTTCCCTTATAATTTCCTTATCAGGCAAATCTTTATAATAGATTGATGTTGGTTTTTTCACAGCTTTCATGTTCAATCTTGGTAGAGGATTGATTTCGATGTCATAAAATCTGTAAAATTTTGAGACGGCAGACATATGTATTCTGACTGTGTTTATAGAATAGTTGTCTAAAAGGAATTGTCTGTATTTAAGCAATTTTGTTTTAACACGGCGGTGTTTCCATTTGACATTGTCTGCTTCTTCTTTTTCCGCTTCATCAAGCAGTTCCTGAAGGCTCATACCATTGAATTCACAATACTTCTTCATTACTGACCTATTCACTTTTCGTGTTTCGTGTGAATAGTTGTTTGTTATAAATATATTTTCAAGTAGCTCGTTATCCATACTTAACACTTTTATAATTTGATATTATAAAAGGTAGAGTGGGAGAGCATTTGATAAGTAATTGATATTTCCGATGGTATCATCATTTAATTGCTATTTAAATATTTGTCCCTGGAATTTATAGACATCACAGCTTTCATCCATCCAGCTATCAGTACTAATTCCTGCTTTCATGCAGGTGTGTTCTAAAAAGTCTTCTACACTAAATCGATTTTCAGTTGCTACTTGAGGTAACAATAAACCTCTTGAATAACCTTTCTGAATGATTAAACCATCTCTGCCAATTTCAATTTCATCAAAGTACTGGTTATAATGTGCTACTGGAATTAATTCAGGTTTTGTAAGCACGGTTACTTCCAAATCAAGTGTTTCTAATTCATCTAAACTAACTTGGGGAAATCGTGGATCGTTAACTGCAGCTGCAATAGCCACATCTATTGTAGCTTCAATTGCACTCATAATTGGTTCGGCATATCCGATACAACCTCTCAGATTACTGTTTTTGTTCAATGTTACAAAGACACCTAATTTTTCATCCAATTCAATTGGGTAGTCTTCACTTTTTTTAATTTTTTCACCAGTTTCTAAATATTGTCTGATCGCATTTCCAGCTAATTTAACTAAGTATTGTCCTGCTTTATCACTAATCATTATCCCATTCCTCCAACAAGTGCATTTAAAATTCTTGTATGGGGTCCACCATCACCTACAGGTGCAGTCTGACCATCTTTTCCACAGAATCCAACACTTAATTTAAAGTCATTTCCGACAGCATCTATGTTTTTCAATGTTTCTAATATGTTGCCGGATAGTGAAACATCTCTTAAAGGTGTTGTAATTTCACCATCTTTAATTAAATAACCTTCAGCAGCATTAAATTGGAAGATGCCTTTACCGGTATCCACTTGACCTCCTCTTGAACCTTTAAGATAAATTCCGTCTTGAATGTCTTCCAGCAATTCTTCAAAGCTATTGTCTCTAGGCTGTAGATATGTATTGCTCATTCTTACAATTGGCTGGTCTGCAATTAATGATCTTGCATTTCCTGAAGATTTCATATTTAATTTAGATGATGTTTCTCTTGAATTTAAAAGTGAAACCAATTTTCCATCTTTAACTAATTGATTTGGTGAAGTCTTCACTCCTTCAACATCATATGGATAATATCCAAATCCTTCTTTCAGACTTGCATCATCAAAAATATTGACAATGTCTGATGCAATTTGACAACCCATTTTATCTTTAAGGATAGAATCATTTTGTAAGATTAAATCCCCTTCAACTGCATGTCCTAATGCTTCATGGACTAAAACACCAGTTAATTCAGGATCTGCTATTACTGGAAAGTTTCCAGAAGGTGCAGGTTTTGCATCGAGTAATCTAACAGCTTTCTGACCAATAGTTCTTCCAAATTCTTCCAGGTCTTTATCAGATATTGCTTCAAATCCTTTAACTCCTCCGAGACTACCATGTCCAAATTGGATTATTTCACCATTTGTTGCAGATGCATTTAAAGCCATTCTTACTCTACTTGTTTTTACTTGGATTTCACTACCTTCACTGCTCATGAACAATTCATTGACTTCACTGTCTCCATAACTTACAGTGGTGCTGTTGACTTTATCGATAATTGCAGCGTCATTTGCTTGCTTCATAATGTCTTTTTTTTCTTCAATAGAAATATCACTAAATGGAATTTTAACGTCAACTGATATTTTATCTTTAATAATGTCTGTTTCACTTAGTTCGACGTCTCCTTTTAATGAGTTTGAAAATCTGATAGCTGTATCTGTTATTTCATTTATTTTAGATAAATCTGTTGTGTATGCAAAACCCCATGCTCCATTGTTTAACACTCTTACTCTTGCTGCTAAGCTCATTCCGGTGTTAATTTCATCTACATTTCCATCTTTCATTAATATTGAAGTGTTGTCTCCAATTCCTGCTCTGATGTCAATGTAGTCAATTTGTGAGCTTGTTTTTGCAATAACTTTTTCGAATAAATCAATATATTCTTCCATTTTATCACTCAAAAGATTAATCATTATTACTTATGAATTACATATTAAATAAAAGTTTTTTATATTTATGACTATAATTTAACAAGTTTTTTATATTATAAAATA
This window harbors:
- a CDS encoding tyrosine-type recombinase/integrase, with product MDNELLENIFITNNYSHETRKVNRSVMKKYCEFNGMSLQELLDEAEKEEADNVKWKHRRVKTKLLKYRQFLLDNYSINTVRIHMSAVSKFYRFYDIEINPLPRLNMKAVKKPTSIYYKDLPDKEIIREALAISPPVMKAIILFSCSSGCARAETLSLTIQDYIDALSEYLPNKRMDIYQIIDYLNDNDNVIPTFNLRRIKTNKYYTTYCSPEAVKAINAYILTRTDNVTPESQLFKMYESYFIGYFQRINDELGLGRVGHYSRFRSHMLRKFHASALYNDGMSLDNVNDLQGKAKNKTDQAYFMINPDDLKYEYIKHLPAITINTDVEKLSIKSPEYMQMEKENNEYKQKVERMEANIANIMERLGQEEAK
- a CDS encoding TIGR00296 family protein produces the protein MISDKAGQYLVKLAGNAIRQYLETGEKIKKSEDYPIELDEKLGVFVTLNKNSNLRGCIGYAEPIMSAIEATIDVAIAAAVNDPRFPQVSLDELETLDLEVTVLTKPELIPVAHYNQYFDEIEIGRDGLIIQKGYSRGLLLPQVATENRFSVEDFLEHTCMKAGISTDSWMDESCDVYKFQGQIFK
- a CDS encoding TldD/PmbA family protein: MEEYIDLFEKVIAKTSSQIDYIDIRAGIGDNTSILMKDGNVDEINTGMSLAARVRVLNNGAWGFAYTTDLSKINEITDTAIRFSNSLKGDVELSETDIIKDKISVDVKIPFSDISIEEKKDIMKQANDAAIIDKVNSTTVSYGDSEVNELFMSSEGSEIQVKTSRVRMALNASATNGEIIQFGHGSLGGVKGFEAISDKDLEEFGRTIGQKAVRLLDAKPAPSGNFPVIADPELTGVLVHEALGHAVEGDLILQNDSILKDKMGCQIASDIVNIFDDASLKEGFGYYPYDVEGVKTSPNQLVKDGKLVSLLNSRETSSKLNMKSSGNARSLIADQPIVRMSNTYLQPRDNSFEELLEDIQDGIYLKGSRGGQVDTGKGIFQFNAAEGYLIKDGEITTPLRDVSLSGNILETLKNIDAVGNDFKLSVGFCGKDGQTAPVGDGGPHTRILNALVGGMG